The Silene latifolia isolate original U9 population chromosome 4, ASM4854445v1, whole genome shotgun sequence region CCTTCTCTGTCACCAACCCTTTGCTAACTCCCTGCAAGTTAACAATGATTAAATGACTTTTCCCACACTAGAAATCAAAAGAATGCAAGGTAGACTAAATGACGAAAATTCAAGAGTTCCGTTAGCATCAACAAAGGACATGGGGTCGAATTTATGTACCTGTGGCTTAACTTCAACGATATTATGGCCCCTGCTCACGACGACAGGCTCATTAGTGAGAACATTTTCTAGGTGATCCAACAACTCTTTAGCTTGGCAAGAGCCGAAATCAGGGTCCGCGTCCTGATAATGCCATACAATGGCACTCTCCTTCCTCTCAATATAAGAACCATCTGTCGCCTCAGTATAAAGCTGCATCACAGGTTCTGCCATTTTCTTCCAATCATTATCAGCGGTTATGGGGCTTGTTTCCCAATCGAGGTTCTTGTTCCACCTACACAATCAGAGAAAATGTTAATAAGACTTTCCAAAATGAAGGATTGAAAACGAGCGTAAATTGTTCCCAGATTTCAAAGTGCCCTCTTCAATCTCTAATAAATCTCAAAATGAATGAGAAATTATGAAAATAAACTCGCGTTCTCTACTAATGTAATGATGCAAGTTtcattattttcataaaaatggacGAGTACAGCAGAAACATATGCCGAATATAGCAAGACAACACAATTTGCATACCTCAAGAAGTAACCATGTTCAGCAGCTAATCCCAACTTGTCACAAGGGGAGAACCATTCACCAAGTGAATCTCTTCCCCTGCCACTAACAATGAAAACAGTGTTCATTGGGTCGTCCGAAAGGGTGTTCAGTAGAGAAATGAGTTCACGACTAGGGCTCTTAACAATTGACATATCGGATACAACAGTTCCGTCATAATCCAAAAAGATCGCCCTACTATTTGCCTTCTTATATGCCGAGACAATATAATCAACTGAGAGCTTTCTAAAAGACGGGGAGAGAGCGATGACCCGGAAACCCAGCCCGAACCCGATCCCCCAGCATCTTTTGCTGTAGTGATCCTTACAAGCGCGTTCCAAATCCTGAACAAAACTTCGAGACCAATACTCCACATCATGAGAGCTAACATACCGGTAATGCTTCTCGTGCCTTAGCTCCTTCTCTAAATCTTTCATGCTTATGGCCATCTTTATTGCATCTGATACCGCCTCAATGTTCCAGGGGTTGACCCTAATAGCACCACTAAGAGACGGAGAGCAACCTATGAACTCTGAGACAACAAGCATACTAGAACGAGGATTTCCTGGGGAAATTGAAATACCCATTGCTTTGTCGATCTCCGGAGATCCTTGCCTGCATATGATGTACTCATATGGAATTAGGTTCATCCCGTCCCTCACAGCATTCACAATGCAACATTCTGCCATTGAATAATAGGCAGTTTTCTCGATGAGTGTCAAAGGGTGATCAATTAAAACTACGGGTTCGTATCCTGGATAACCATATTTCTTGTTAATCCTCTTGGTAATCAAATAAGTCTCTGATTTTGCTTCCTGAACATCCTTCCCTGTACTTCTTGCCGGGTTTACAATTTGTATCAAGACCAGCTTTCCTTGCAATCCACGGTGTTGCTGCAAAAGGTGCTCCATGGCTAGCAATTTGAGACTAATGCCCTTAAAAATATCCATGTCATCAACACCAACTATTATCCTTTTCCCCGTGAACTGACTTTGGATCTCTTTGACCTTAATAGATGCAGAAGGATCATTCTTTGCAGCTTCAAGGCGGCCCAAGTGGACTCCAACAGGCAATATCTTAACATATACAGTTCGGCCATAATAATCAATCCCAAGATAACCCCTCTTGGATTCATAATTCAAGCCGAGGAGCCTACTACAACACGAGAGAAAATGTCGAGCATAATCAAACGTGTGGAAGCCTACTAAATCCGAGTTCAGAAATGCTTTCAAGATTTCAACTCTCACCGGCAAAGTCCGATAGATCTCTGAAGAGGGAAATGGACTATGTAGGAAAAAACCCAACTTTACCCTGTAATATCGTCTTCTTAAGAATGTGGGTAAAAGCATAAGATGGTAATCATGAACCCAAACAAGGTCATCCTCAGGATTCAGGATCTCTATAACCTTATCAGCAAACTTCTTGTTAGCAGAAACATAGGCTTGCCAGAGCAATCGGTCAAACCGGGACCCATGATCTGAGGACATCGGCAACATATAGTGAAAGAGAGGCCACAAATATTGCTTGCAGAAACCATGGTAAAACCTCTTTTGTAAATCCGGGGGCAGAAATGTAGGCACACATTGAAAATCCTCGAGTAAACTTCGGGCAACTTCCTCTTGCTCAGAGGGGTCCACATCCACTTTCAAAGATCCAACATAAAAAACTTCTGTTCCAAGAGGAAACCCGTCCTTGAGATGTAAATAAAGTGAATCTTCATCTAGACTGAAGCTCCATATACCAGAGTTAGGGTCCTTTTGAGCATTTATAGGAAGAAAATTTGCCACTATGATTTTTCTCTCACGGTAATTGGATGAAGTAGCATCTTGAACGGAGTCTGAATCAGGAATAACGCCAGGAACATTCATCAAACGGGGAAGGTTTCTGGGAGTCTGAGGTATATCAAGCAATCCTCCAGCTGAAGCTGCTAAATCCATAAAACTCGTACACGATCTTGAAGCCATAACTGCAAATCTGCGATTTCAACACAAAAAAGACTTGAGTGAATATCAAATAGAAACCTGCCACCCAAAAAGATCTCAGAACAGAAATGAAGGAAAATTGTGATCACGAAAAGCATTCGGAGAAAAAGAGAACAGACACGACAATAGGTAGTCGAAGCAAGGATAACTATTGTCTATATCCAAAAAAAATTGTTCCATCACATTACTCACACTAGTTGATTATAGCACATAAATGCAGGTCCGTTAGACATTAAGGACACGTAGTCAGCCTCGGTAAGCATCATATTCATCGGAAACTAGAGAACGCGAAGTAAAGAAACATAAGAACTTTAAGAGGTGGCTATTACCAAATTCGTATATGAAAGTGAGAGATGGAAATTTGCAATGCAAACCATCAAAACAGTTTAACAATCAATCACTGTAATATTTTTTCAATAACTAAATTTCTAAGAAATAAACTAATTTGAAATTTAAGAATGAAGTTTAATGTAAACAAGAACTTGCAAAATGcagaatctcaaagttaattgtgaagggtgataatttatgtgttattaactcaatttgaggtacttggcaaattccttgggaaatttctagcattatcaaggatgtaaaattagaccttcattttttcgatgaagtgataattaaacattgctttcgtgaagccaacaaggttgttgACTTCATGGctactattggacattcatgtccaactctttcgaggtggtttgatagccggtggcttcaacttacctccctcattcgaaaggatgagataggttggtcctaccctagaggatcaacctagttttcttacctaatcaaaaaaaaaaaaaaaaaaaaaaaaaaaagaacttgcAAAATGCAAACGACATGGGAAGCATGATAAATCAACGTAAAGTAACAATATGAGTCGTCATCAGTTTATCTATTACGAAAAATGAATACCTCATATAAAGGTTTAGGCGATGGAGGGCCTTACATGACTGAAATACCCTCTCAAGATACTATCCCAATATATAACATCTCAACCTTCAAATACACACCATAACAAACACATTTTCCCATATCGAGGTTATTTACTCACGTTACCTTCATTCTTATCTACACTTACTTGCTTTCATCCAATATCGAAACCCATACGTTGTATATTTTCCTTCTATGACCATACTAATTATTGCATTATTCAAGTTAATCTAAGTTTTGTTGAGATTTCAACAAAAACTCGGTCAATAAACTACGCAACAAACGACTTGTGCAGATAAAGCCTTGCATTACATTTGAACTGGTTACTAAATCAGTATTTTAACTTATTATGAATACAAATTCAGTGGATATCATAAAACCTGACAACCTATCCATTTTGTATAATGAATCCAATAAAGAGACAGCCTTGCACAACCTAAAAGGTAATCAATCACTCATTCAATGTAGCTGACCTCTTCAGATTGGTTTACCCATAAATATAATCCTCAAAAGCCAAATATCCGCCCATTTTATGTTCTCACTTCTCAGATTAAAACCCGCGGCCATTTGGCTATCGAATCCAAAAATCTAATATTGGACCAATCTAAATACAATACAGTTATACTAAgctttttattttctttatctAACAGCAAAATGCTAGTTACAATTATATGGGTTAACATTTCGACATTTCGATTTTATTGACTGCATAACCTATATGACAACACTCACATATCAAACAATAGGAATGTCAAGAGAGGGGATTTTGCTCTTGCTTACCTATGTTTCAAAAACAGGAATAAAAAATTCACAATAACCATTTTCActaaagacaaaaaaaaatactactccctccgtcccggtcatttgttgtcctttggttttggcacaaagaccaaggaaagggtaGGGAGCCAatgactaaatgacaagtggaataaattgagtgtgaatgatcaaattactcatcaaattcaatcttaaaatagaaaggacaacaaatgactgagacacccaaaaatggaaaaggacaacaaatgaccgggacggagggagtatttggaTAAATGGTCAACATTGCTAATAATATTAACATTTGACCAAGAAAACACAAATACAAAATGTCCTACAACTAGCCAAATATTGAAATTCTACTCAAGTAATGTTCTGAAGACCAATATAAACGAAAAGTAAGTCTCCCGTCTTAAGCTTGAGATGGATAGTGCCGCCTTAAATGAGAGTTTGTGAGAAATAAATAAGGACTATTTACGAGGAAATAAAACTAGATCGATCCTTTATCCATAACCAACTTATTTCATTATTGCAAACGAGAGACGACGAGTAAAGTCATTGGCTTTCAAACCACCTTGAGTTATCTCTATTGTAAAATACAGTACTAAATACATACAAGAACAGGATAAATTATCTTGAAATGGCTACCAATAAAGCATCTATTATCTAGCTAGTAGCTACCCTCAAAAACAAAGTGTGTGACCCAATATAATCCTAGCCAAGAGTTTTCTTCCCAAATTTTAACCATATATGGATAAAAAGACAATAAATTGACAAGTCACTATAATCTACACATTTACATGGAATAATTTCAATTCAAGTATCATTTCACCAAACCATATAACTCAACAATTACTcttgtataaaaccgtcttacataaAATCGTATAAAACGGGTCCAAATCACAAAAATATCATGACACATATTAATGTCGTACTTGTAATAGTAgtagtcatttgtttacttttaattaaaataactcTAACCATGAAataaatataaaaggtaaacaaatgtctGAGACGGAAAGAGTACTAGTTTAAGGCGGTCTTACACAATTAATTGTGCAAACTCAAATCATCAACAACAAGAAAGTGCAAAAATCTATGATTCCAGAAAATTACATAAGTGGGTATGTGCAAAATCAAATCATGAATCAAGAAAATTCAAGAATATATGATTAAATGCttggaaaaatgaaaataaaaactgGGATTTTCATTTTATTACCTGAAATAGATGAAAAAGTGGAGCTTGAAACAGGTGGGGTAAATGAAACAAGTTAATAATATCTTTCATCAATCTCTATAGAGATTATAtgaaaaagattgaaacttttCCCAAGAATAAGAAATTTCTTGAGGAAGATTATTAACATTAatactattattcatattattaagatttattaatttatttaggATTTTATTATATGATGATGAGTGTTTGTTTGAGTATTAATTTAGGAAGAAGACAGAAAAGTGAAGAAGAGATAAAGTGAAGATCTTTGTTATGTGATTATATACGATTTATGTGTATATATAGAGACAAAGATTGAAACTTTCCAAAGGAAAAGATCAAGATTTAATGGGGTTTTAATTTTAATTGGGTTTGTTATGAAGAATTGAAATGGTTAATTGAGATTTATTtagtgaaagaaagaaaaaaaggaaaagtaaTGGATAAAGATTAAAGAGAAGGAGAGAAGAATTGGATAAGGGTTATATATACTTTTGTTTAGTTTGCCACATGCCTATGATGTAACTCATCTACTGTCAAACTGTGGGTCTCTCTTGTGTCTAGGAGACTCATAAAAAATCAATTTTAAACTTAAGCGGATAGTATtgtcttaaataaaaatttgtACTTTTTAAATAACTTAAAttttatattcattttaaatagAATTTACACCATTTTTAACATCGTCTTGGCTTAAAATGGCTTTCACGTAATATTAAAATAGAGTTAAAAATAAAATTAGGTTGTGAGAGGTTTTAAGTTAAGacgattttaaataaataaatggatATTTATTTTTTATAAGAATGTCTAGTCTATATGGATTTGTTTTTAATATGGAGTATTTATTTAGAGCGCgcataatttaaattaggatTGAGGCCCGATGTTTTTTGACAATAAATAGTTTATTTTTTGAGACTAGATAAACGCGGTGTCTTTTATTTATATGGTTGGTTATCAATCCGACTTTTACAAATAAAAGACTATATATTCAGTTATGTATTTGCAAGTAATTAGTCTTAAATTTAATCTGAATTATCCAAGTTGGTTGGTATGAGTGGTAAGGACGATTTTTGACTCGTATGAATGAAAAAAACCAAACATAAGAAAAGTTTACTCATTAAACTAGTTTACTCCCaagcaaaaaatgcacgggtcggtTTTAAATTATCATATACTGACCTTGTATGAATATAGTTagatataatatttattttatcaacaaataaataaataaaatgaattgaAATTAAATTAGAGAATTGACATTGAATGAAATTGAAATGTAGtaataatgaattaaataaaTTAGCCAAACACTTATAGATAATTTGTTGgaaattttaattaattgttattaAAATCATGGATAGGCCTCACATTAGAAAATTACTCTCTTACCCCTAAAATCAGCAAGCAGCCAGACACaattctccaaaaaaaaaaaaaaaattactatcTAGACGTAGATTGCCAGAAATACCACAAAAGAAATTGCCCTACATGTCCGTTATCTTTCTCGTGAGTCGTTCAAAACAAACATAggtaaattttataattttttatttgatttttttgcaAATAGAATAAAAAGTTTGTAACAACCCCATTTGTGTTTGGACAATATTGAGTACTATTCTATTAGATTTGTTGTTTGAAATTGTTGTTAGGTATTCCACTAAATTGAAAAAAGGTGGAATCGTGTCGAATTTAGGTCCATTGTTTACACTTAccactaaagaagaagaagaggttaaCAAAAGTAGACTGAAAATTAAGCAACGAAATCAAACAGCTTACAATTAAGTTTTGGTGGGTTAGTTGTTTTTATGAGCAATACGAAAGTGGGTAATGTACTAATGTCTATAT contains the following coding sequences:
- the LOC141653132 gene encoding putative alpha,alpha-trehalose-phosphate synthase [UDP-forming] 10, with protein sequence MASRSCTSFMDLAASAGGLLDIPQTPRNLPRLMNVPGVIPDSDSVQDATSSNYRERKIIVANFLPINAQKDPNSGIWSFSLDEDSLYLHLKDGFPLGTEVFYVGSLKVDVDPSEQEEVARSLLEDFQCVPTFLPPDLQKRFYHGFCKQYLWPLFHYMLPMSSDHGSRFDRLLWQAYVSANKKFADKVIEILNPEDDLVWVHDYHLMLLPTFLRRRYYRVKLGFFLHSPFPSSEIYRTLPVRVEILKAFLNSDLVGFHTFDYARHFLSCCSRLLGLNYESKRGYLGIDYYGRTVYVKILPVGVHLGRLEAAKNDPSASIKVKEIQSQFTGKRIIVGVDDMDIFKGISLKLLAMEHLLQQHRGLQGKLVLIQIVNPARSTGKDVQEAKSETYLITKRINKKYGYPGYEPVVLIDHPLTLIEKTAYYSMAECCIVNAVRDGMNLIPYEYIICRQGSPEIDKAMGISISPGNPRSSMLVVSEFIGCSPSLSGAIRVNPWNIEAVSDAIKMAISMKDLEKELRHEKHYRYVSSHDVEYWSRSFVQDLERACKDHYSKRCWGIGFGLGFRVIALSPSFRKLSVDYIVSAYKKANSRAIFLDYDGTVVSDMSIVKSPSRELISLLNTLSDDPMNTVFIVSGRGRDSLGEWFSPCDKLGLAAEHGYFLRWNKNLDWETSPITADNDWKKMAEPVMQLYTEATDGSYIERKESAIVWHYQDADPDFGSCQAKELLDHLENVLTNEPVVVSRGHNIVEVKPQGVSKGLVTEKVLSELKPPDFLLCVGDDRSDEDMFESILSKAASPSWPVAPEIFACTVGQKPSKAKYYLNDTVHVMKLIEGLANASSGKPDFIQHNRVSFESSS